In Mariluticola halotolerans, one DNA window encodes the following:
- a CDS encoding DUF2628 domain-containing protein: protein MSIFHVFYRPSGIKDPAIESGALFVEERFSWFAALLPPFWAMAHGLWVELLVWLGLMVALVAVSFGLGDEAGFWLYVLGAVLLGFEAATIRMRALIRRGYQPMGDLIATDAELAEMAWVKRGVSA, encoded by the coding sequence ATGTCCATTTTTCATGTATTCTACCGCCCTTCGGGGATCAAAGATCCGGCAATTGAAAGCGGCGCGCTGTTCGTTGAAGAGCGCTTTTCGTGGTTTGCCGCGCTGTTGCCGCCCTTCTGGGCCATGGCACATGGGCTTTGGGTGGAATTGCTTGTCTGGCTGGGGCTGATGGTGGCACTGGTCGCGGTCAGTTTCGGGCTGGGGGATGAGGCCGGCTTTTGGCTTTACGTACTGGGCGCAGTCCTTTTGGGCTTTGAGGCGGCGACTATCCGCATGCGTGCGTTGATCCGGCGCGGGTATCAGCCAATGGGTGATCTTATCGCGACGGATGCGGAACTGGCTGAAATGGCATGGGTTAAACGCGGGGTTTCAGCGTGA
- the hisH gene encoding imidazole glycerol phosphate synthase subunit HisH, translated as MSVAIIDYGSGNLKSAEKAFQRAAAQLDNAPEIIVTNDPERVARAERIVLPGVGAFADCRSGLLAVSGMREMLEERVIKNGVPYLGICVGMQLMATTGLEKGAHEGFGWIPGAVQMITPDDPALKIPHMGWNTLRFAQKHALFENIADGPDGLHAYFVHSYQLAATDPATVLATTDYGGPVTAAVGRDNMVGTQFHPEKSQKLGLTLIENFLRWKP; from the coding sequence GTGAGCGTTGCAATTATCGATTATGGCTCGGGCAATCTGAAATCGGCGGAAAAAGCGTTTCAGCGCGCCGCCGCCCAATTGGATAATGCCCCTGAAATCATCGTCACCAATGATCCTGAACGCGTCGCCAGGGCCGAGCGCATTGTCTTGCCGGGGGTTGGTGCCTTTGCCGATTGCCGTTCCGGGCTGCTGGCGGTTTCGGGCATGCGTGAGATGCTGGAAGAGCGGGTGATAAAAAACGGCGTGCCCTATCTCGGCATTTGCGTTGGCATGCAGCTGATGGCGACCACAGGCCTTGAAAAAGGCGCGCATGAAGGTTTCGGCTGGATCCCAGGGGCCGTGCAAATGATCACCCCGGATGATCCGGCACTTAAAATTCCGCATATGGGCTGGAACACGCTGCGCTTTGCCCAAAAGCATGCATTGTTCGAGAATATTGCCGACGGACCGGACGGTCTGCATGCCTATTTCGTCCATTCCTACCAGCTGGCCGCAACCGATCCGGCGACTGTACTGGCGACCACCGATTATGGTGGGCCGGTAACGGCAGCGGTCGGGCGCGATAATATGGTGGGCACCCAGTTCCACCCCGAAAAGAGCCAAAAGCTTGGCCTGACCCTGATCGAGAATTTTTTGAGGTGGAAGCCGTGA
- the hisB gene encoding imidazoleglycerol-phosphate dehydratase HisB, whose protein sequence is MRKAEIARKTNETEIKVSVNLDGTGKHDMATGIGFFDHMLDQLARHSLIDMKVEAKGDLHIDFHHTAEDVGIALGAAVKEALGDKKGIKRYASADLAMDGTLSRAVIDVSGRPFLVWRVEFTRDKVGEMDTELFREWFQAFAMNAGITLHMETFYADNNHHIAESCFKALARALRQAVEIDPRTADAIPSTKGSL, encoded by the coding sequence ATGCGTAAAGCGGAAATCGCCCGCAAGACCAATGAGACCGAGATCAAGGTCTCCGTCAATCTGGATGGCACCGGCAAACATGACATGGCGACCGGTATCGGCTTTTTCGATCACATGCTGGACCAGCTGGCCAGGCATTCGCTGATCGACATGAAAGTCGAAGCCAAGGGCGATCTGCATATTGATTTTCACCACACAGCCGAAGACGTGGGCATTGCCCTTGGCGCGGCGGTGAAGGAGGCATTGGGCGACAAAAAAGGCATCAAACGTTATGCCAGCGCTGATCTGGCCATGGATGGCACGCTCAGCCGCGCGGTCATCGATGTGTCCGGACGGCCATTTCTCGTCTGGCGGGTGGAGTTTACCCGCGACAAGGTGGGCGAGATGGATACCGAATTGTTCCGGGAATGGTTTCAGGCCTTTGCCATGAATGCCGGGATCACCTTGCATATGGAAACCTTTTACGCGGACAATAACCACCATATCGCCGAGAGCTGTTTCAAGGCACTGGCGCGGGCCCTGCGGCAGGCGGTGGAGATTGATCCGCGCACGGCGGACGCCATTCCCTCGACCAAGGGCAGCCTTTAA
- the hisF gene encoding imidazole glycerol phosphate synthase subunit HisF: MTLKTRIIPCLDVKDGRVVKGVNFVDLIDAGDPVEAAIAYDAAGADELCFLDITASHEDRETIFDVVSRTAEHCFMPVTVGGGVRTIEDIRKLLLSGADKVSINTAAVRDPDFVARAADKFGDQCIVVSVDAKRRATQASGGDNRSDWEIYTHGGRTASGLDAVEFASRMVELGAGELLVTSMDRDGTKIGFDLELTRTIADAVHVPVVASGGVGTLDHLVDGVTKGHASAVLAASIFHFGTFTVREAKDHMAAHGIAVRRDD; this comes from the coding sequence ATGACCCTTAAAACCCGCATCATCCCCTGTCTCGACGTCAAGGATGGCCGCGTGGTCAAGGGCGTCAATTTCGTTGATCTGATCGACGCCGGGGACCCGGTTGAAGCCGCGATTGCCTATGATGCCGCCGGGGCCGATGAATTGTGCTTTCTCGATATCACTGCCAGCCATGAAGATCGCGAGACGATTTTCGACGTGGTCAGCCGCACTGCCGAGCATTGCTTCATGCCAGTGACCGTGGGCGGTGGCGTGCGTACGATTGAAGATATCCGCAAATTGCTGCTCTCGGGCGCGGACAAGGTGTCGATCAATACAGCAGCCGTCAGGGATCCCGATTTTGTGGCCCGCGCTGCCGACAAGTTTGGCGACCAGTGCATCGTCGTCTCGGTTGATGCCAAGCGCCGGGCGACGCAAGCCTCGGGCGGTGACAACCGGTCGGACTGGGAGATCTATACCCATGGCGGGCGCACCGCGTCAGGTCTCGATGCCGTGGAATTTGCCAGCCGTATGGTGGAACTCGGGGCCGGTGAATTGCTGGTCACCTCGATGGATCGCGATGGCACCAAGATCGGCTTTGATCTCGAACTGACGCGCACCATTGCCGACGCTGTGCATGTGCCGGTTGTTGCCTCTGGCGGAGTTGGCACACTTGATCATCTGGTCGATGGGGTAACCAAGGGCCATGCCAGCGCTGTTCTGGCCGCTTCAATCTTTCATTTTGGGACATTCACCGTTCGTGAGGCCAAAGATCATATGGCCGCGCACGGTATTGCGGTGCGCCGCGACGACTGA
- the coaA gene encoding type I pantothenate kinase yields the protein MTTKMFDVVPYHQFTKSEWAALRDGEPMTLTESDLERLRSLNDPISLTEAEQVYLPLTRLLSFYVEATQGIHSAATKFLGTNGDKVPFIIGVAGSVAVGKSTTARILHALLQRWPASPKVDLVTTDGFLHPNSVLEARNQMERKGFPESYDRARFVRFLADIKSGRPNVAAPVYSHLVYDVVPGEEVIVDRPDILIVEGLNILQPGELPKSGTPIVFASDFIDFSVYIDAEEKHLRQWFIARFQRLRETAFRDPSSFFHRFSKLSEEEAVSLATTIWTGINLPNLSENILPTRGRADLILTKGVEHTIDHVALRKL from the coding sequence ATGACCACAAAGATGTTCGACGTCGTCCCCTATCATCAGTTCACAAAATCCGAATGGGCCGCGCTGCGCGATGGCGAGCCCATGACCCTTACCGAGAGTGACCTTGAGCGCCTGCGCTCCCTTAACGATCCGATATCGCTTACCGAGGCGGAACAGGTTTATCTGCCGTTGACCCGTCTGCTGTCCTTCTATGTTGAAGCGACACAAGGCATTCACAGCGCGGCCACAAAATTTCTCGGCACCAATGGCGACAAGGTGCCCTTTATCATCGGTGTTGCGGGATCGGTCGCGGTAGGCAAATCCACCACCGCACGTATCCTTCATGCGCTGTTGCAGCGCTGGCCGGCCAGCCCCAAGGTGGACCTGGTCACCACTGACGGGTTTCTGCATCCCAATAGTGTGCTGGAAGCGCGCAACCAGATGGAACGGAAAGGCTTTCCCGAAAGCTATGACCGGGCACGGTTTGTACGGTTTCTGGCCGACATCAAATCCGGACGGCCGAATGTGGCGGCGCCCGTTTATTCTCACCTCGTTTATGACGTGGTGCCGGGAGAGGAGGTCATCGTTGACCGCCCTGATATTCTGATTGTCGAGGGATTGAACATTCTGCAACCGGGCGAATTGCCCAAAAGCGGCACGCCGATTGTCTTCGCCTCGGATTTCATCGATTTTTCGGTCTATATCGATGCTGAAGAAAAGCATTTGCGGCAATGGTTCATTGCCCGGTTCCAGCGCTTGCGCGAAACCGCCTTCCGCGACCCGAGCTCGTTTTTTCACCGGTTCTCCAAGCTGAGCGAAGAAGAGGCTGTGTCGCTGGCAACGACAATCTGGACGGGCATCAACCTGCCAAACCTGAGCGAGAATATTCTGCCCACGCGAGGCCGGGCCGACCTGATCCTGACCAAGGGTGTGGAACACACCATCGACCATGTGGCGCTGAGAAAGCTTTAA
- the hisA gene encoding 1-(5-phosphoribosyl)-5-[(5-phosphoribosylamino)methylideneamino]imidazole-4-carboxamide isomerase — translation MILFPAIDLKDGQCVRLKLGDMEQATVFNDSPAAQARSFEAQGFEYLHVVDLNGAFAGESVNGSAVDAILQSVKFPVQLGGGIRTLAHIEAWLNKGLARVILGTIAVRDPDLVKQACKAFPGQVAVGIDARGGKVAVEGWAETSQLSAIELAKRFEGAGVAAIIYTDIDRDGILAGINWPSTLELAEATSIPVIASGGLAAMTDIEMMTRPEMRILEGAISGRALYDGRIDPEEALSMLRAAA, via the coding sequence GTGATCCTTTTTCCTGCCATTGATCTCAAGGATGGCCAGTGCGTGCGTCTCAAGCTCGGGGACATGGAACAGGCGACGGTCTTTAACGATTCGCCTGCAGCCCAAGCCAGAAGCTTTGAAGCGCAGGGCTTTGAATATCTGCATGTGGTCGATCTCAATGGTGCCTTTGCCGGTGAGAGCGTCAATGGCAGTGCGGTGGATGCGATTTTGCAAAGCGTCAAGTTTCCGGTGCAGCTCGGAGGCGGTATCCGCACCCTCGCCCATATCGAGGCCTGGCTTAACAAGGGTCTGGCGCGGGTCATTCTCGGCACGATTGCCGTGCGCGATCCGGACCTCGTCAAGCAAGCGTGCAAGGCTTTCCCCGGACAGGTCGCTGTCGGCATTGATGCGCGCGGTGGCAAGGTGGCCGTCGAGGGTTGGGCCGAGACCTCGCAATTGAGCGCCATCGAACTGGCGAAGCGCTTTGAGGGCGCCGGGGTTGCCGCGATCATTTATACCGATATCGACCGCGACGGCATTTTGGCCGGCATTAACTGGCCTTCAACGCTGGAACTGGCAGAGGCCACGTCCATTCCCGTGATCGCCTCGGGCGGGCTGGCTGCCATGACCGATATTGAAATGATGACCCGGCCCGAAATGCGCATTCTTGAAGGGGCCATATCGGGCCGCGCGCTTTACGATGGGCGGATCGATCCTGAAGAGGCGCTGTCCATGCTGCGCGCTGCCGCATGA
- a CDS encoding phosphoribosyl-ATP diphosphatase — MMSFTLEQLNARLAERAKAAPSESYTAKLLDKGVEKCAQKLGEEAVEAAIAAVTHDRDGLIGEAGDVLYHLLVTLMAAGVELDAVMAELESRTAQSGLAEKAARQEGDL; from the coding sequence ATCATGTCCTTTACCCTCGAACAATTGAACGCCCGGCTGGCCGAACGCGCCAAAGCTGCACCAAGCGAAAGCTATACAGCCAAGCTGCTGGACAAGGGCGTTGAAAAATGCGCCCAGAAACTGGGTGAGGAAGCGGTTGAGGCAGCGATTGCAGCGGTAACCCATGACCGGGACGGGCTGATCGGGGAAGCCGGCGATGTGCTTTACCACCTGTTGGTGACATTGATGGCTGCCGGGGTTGAGCTGGACGCGGTCATGGCCGAGCTGGAAAGCCGCACGGCCCAGTCCGGTCTCGCTGAAAAGGCGGCACGGCAAGAGGGTGATCTCTAA